The proteins below are encoded in one region of Aspergillus nidulans FGSC A4 chromosome III:
- a CDS encoding glycine--tRNA ligase (transcript_id=CADANIAT00006222), translating into MTQSPIRFSFLPRRIISCWNPANRRHFSTTPPALRAIIQESSKTKPIMATLTTKTGQVVDRSVLDSMLRRRLFYTPSFEIYGGVSGLYDYGPPGCAVLNNIVETWRKHFVLEEDMLEVDCTMLTPEEVLKTSGHVDKFADWMCKDPKTGEIFRADHLVEEVLEARLKGDKEARGQKVEVDAEKEAKKKKKAKSVAVKLDDAVVKEYEEILAQIDNFDGPQLEQIIAKYDIRNPVTGGNLLPPVAFNLMFQTSIGPSSNMPGYLRPETAQGQFLNFQKLLEFNQQAMPFASASIGKSFRNEISPRAGLLRVREFLMAEIEHFVDPEGGKKHARFEEVKNIELTLLNRDVQLSGSTKTERMTVGKAVETGLVDNETLGYFLARIQLFLLKLGVDPTKLRFRQHMANEMAHYACDCWDAELYTSYGWIECVGCADRSAYDLNVHKNKTGAPLVVRETRAEPLKVEEWQIELDKKKFGPRFKKDGKTVEAAIDALSQELREKLALDLEKTGKIEVGYIITIEKRTRVENVREYTPNVIEPSFGIGRILYSLMEHVYYYREGDEARGVLSFPPVIAPTKVLLVPLSSNPAFRPMVQELTTKLRRLGVSSRVDDSSASIGKRYARNDELGTPFGVTVDFQSVKDNTITLRDRDSTKQVRASQEEILQALKSLVEGEETWEDVRKRLPEFTGQEVD; encoded by the exons ATGACTCAATCTCCGATtcgcttttcttttcttccccgcCGAATCATTTCCTGCTGGAACCCCGCCAACAGAAGACACTTTTCCACCACCCCTCCTGCCCTTCGCGCCATTATCCAGGAGTCCAGCAAGACAAAACCCATAATGGCTACATTAACTACCAAGACCGGTCAGGTCGTTGACCGGTCCGTCTTGGATTCCAtgctccgccgccgcctaTTCTATACCCCCTCCTTCGAAATCTATGGAGGCGTCTCTGGTCTCTACGACTATGGTCCGCCCGGTTGCGCCGTCCTAAACAACATTGTCGAGACATGGCGGAAGCACTTtgttctggaggaggatatgCTCGAGGTCGACTGCACAATGCTGACCCCGGAGGAAGTTCTCAAGACTAGCGGCCACGTCGATAAGTTCGCCGATTGGATGTGCAAGGACCCCAAGACTGGAGAGATCTTCCGCGCAGATCatttggtggaggaagtcCTCGAAGCTCGTCTCAAGGGTGACAAGGAGGCTCGTGGCCAGAAGGTCGAGGTTGATGCAGAAAAAGaggcgaagaaaaagaagaaggccaagagtGTTGCTGTCAAGTTGGATGATGCAGTCGTCAAGGAAtatgaggagattctggCGCAGATCGACAACTTCGACGGACCTCAATTGGAACAAATTATTGCCAAATACGACATCAGAAACCCTGTTACCGGTGGCAACCTCCTCCCCCCGGTTGCTTTCAACCTGATGTTCCAGACTTCAATTGGACCTAGCAGCAATATGCCTGGTTACCTGCGTCCTGAGACCGCCCAGGGACAGTTCTTGAACTTCCAGAAACTGCTCGAATTCAATCAACAGGCAATGCCTTTCGCTTCAGCGTCTATCGGCAAGTCGTTTCGAAACGAGATCTCGCCTCGGGCAGGTCTTTTGCGTGTCCGAGAATTTCTGATGGCTGAGATTGAGCATTTTGTCGACCCCGAAGGTGGCAAGAAGCATGCGCGTTTCGAGGAGGTCAAAAATATTGAGTTGACGCTGCTTAACCGAGACGTGCAGCTGTCCGGAAGCACCAAGACTGAACGGATGACTGTCGGAAAGGCTGTTGAGACAGGATTGGTGGATAACGAGACTCTTGGATACTTCCTCGCCCGTATCCAGTTGTTCCTGCTCAAGCTCGGTGTTGACCCCACCAAGCTCCGCTTCCGCCAACACATGGCCAACGAGATGGCCCACTATGCATGCGACTGCTGGGATGCTGAGCTATACACTAGTTACGGCTGGATTGAGTGTGTTGGCTGTGCAGACCGCAGCGCATATGACCTTAATGTGCACAAGAACAAGACTGGTGCCCCTCTGGTCGTTCGGGAGACTCGCGCAGAGCCATTGAAGGTCGAGGAATGGCAAATTGAgctggacaagaagaagttcggtCCTCGCTTCAAGAAAGATGGCAAGACCGTTGAGGCTGCCATTGATGCTTTGTCTCAGGAGCTTcgggagaagctggctcttGACCTCGAAAAGACTGGCAAGATTGAGGTTGGAT ATATCATCACGATTGAGAAGCGCACCCGTGTTGAGAATGTTCGGGAATACACCCCGAACGTAATTGAGCCATCATTCGGTATTGGCCGTATTCTATACAGTCTTATGGAACATGTCTACTACTACCGTGAAGGCGACGAAGCGCGTGGC GTTCTTTCGTTCCCTCCCGTGATCGCTCCTACTAAAGTTCTCCTCGTACCCTTATCGAGCAATCCCGCCTTCCGCCCTATGGTCCAAGAACTGACGACCAAACTTCGACGGTTGGGCGTCTCCAGCCGTGTCGATGATTCCTCCGCCAGCATTGGTAAGCGATACGCACGCAACGACGAGCTCGGAACACCGTTTGGTGTCACCGTAGACTTTCAGTCTGTCAAGGACAATACTATCACGCTGCGTGACCGCGACTCCACAAAGCAGGTGCGCGCGAGCCAGGAAGAGATTCTGCAGGCTCTCAAGTCTCTGgtagaaggagaagagacctGGGAGGATGTCCGGAAGCGATTACCTGAGTTTACTGGCCAGGAGGTGGATTAG
- a CDS encoding uncharacterized protein (transcript_id=CADANIAT00006221) has product MQVLLNAFKRHELSEVVDVELSRDEDSVTSLAAAQSNDTSIVTFVGINSSLALQKENKNRHLRSFKIDYPPRRTNSASAEFKSPNGSTPGQTVKLSEESVFRTVAGSKGSTETYQRITRLSPWKGEGATRVAAIATGLASSGEIVFFNANTTKPSEGDVIGRIRLKSDEEAEDIDIAGQDEEKGLFPVAYTNGVDVFTCRISPETRSNAAPDVRCVYSPPANTNGKGPRPKFRALRFLSPTTLLLLQNAPNRKGCELIILDLRPTTSSSQATIIRRYKLRKSINIGLSLDVCNLGTSSSIKQQSIIAVSGSDQSLEILTIDVDSSRQYRAAAGYSQIRRYATIRDVHPFSMTRICFSHFVPPPAPVTPETPPQYIKLASVSLGNTVVVHTFPLSPTPPSSRNPRYVLVRPGESELLTGFSSTLAAVLSIVLVIFLLQAFTEIRGVMPPYLGITDYLPTDIRTKIAVPYNAPLPHFPSSPTPILQTQAFPSTSAAPDEAQSRTLRDIIQDSEASILISCDPLNSKIIVEPHNPHPSSTTPEPDLDAEVTPESDLTTRPAQQWTDLSVEDRQTWKTYLINAGFLDQQQDEDESILSRVFFRDSCPRRQPSSNDDHDYTSVDSADK; this is encoded by the coding sequence ATGCAGGTCCTTCTCAATGCTTTCAAACGCCACGAACTAAGCGAGGTTGTCGACGTCGAGCTTTCAAGGGATGAGGACTCGGTGACTTCTCTGGCTGCCGCACAATCAAACGACACCTCTATAGTCACCTTCGTCGGTATCAACAGCTCCCTCGCACTACAAAAAGAGAATAAAAACCGGCATCTACGATCCTTCAAGATTGATTATCCTCCGCGCCGCACAAATTCGGCGTCTGCGGAGTTCAAATCTCCCAATGGGAGTACACCAGGACAAACTGTCAAACTGTCTGAGGAGTCAGTATTTAGAACTGTGGCTGGGTCAAAGGGTTCTACGGAGACGTATCAGAGAATCACTCGATTGTCGCCTTGGAAAGGCGAGGGTGCAACCCGCGTAGCTGCTATTGCGACTGGACTGGCCTCCTCAGGGGAGattgtcttcttcaatgcGAACacgacgaagccgagcgAAGGCGATGTTATTGGAAGAATCCGACTGAAAAGCgatgaggaggctgaggacATTGATATTGCTGGGCAGGACGAGGAGAAAGGCTTGTTTCCTGTGGCATATACTAATGGCGTGGATGTCTTTACATGTCGCATCTCGCCCGAGACTAGATCGAATGCTGCACCAGACGTGAGATGTGTATATAGTCCCCCAGCAAACACCAATGGCAAGGGGCCACGACCAAAATTCCGTGCTCTGcgctttctttctcccaccACGCTATTGCTGTTGCAAAATGCCCCAAATCGCAAAGGTTGCGAACTTATAATTCTTGATCTGCGGCCAacgacatcatcttcacAAGCCACAATTATCCGTCGCTACAAGCTTCGAAAATCGATCAACATTGGTCTGAGTCTGGATGTATGCAACCTGGGAACCAGTTCATCGATCaaacaacaatcaatcatcGCTGTGTCCGGTAGTGACCAGTCTCTTGAGATCCTAACCATTGACGTCGACTCAAGCCGACAGTATCGAGCAGCGGCCGGGTACAGTCAAATTCGTCGCTACGCGACCATCCGCGACGTTCACCCCTTCTCAATGACAAGAATATGCTTCTCACATTTTGTTCCGCCGCCCGCCCCAGTCACCCCAGAGACACCACCACAATACATCAAGCTTGCCTCCGTGAGCTTGGGCAACACTGTCGTCGTGCACACATTTCCTCTGTCCCCGACGCCACCTTCAAGTCGCAACCCTCGCTACGTCCTCGTGCGGCCAGGCGAGTCTGAACTCTTGACAGGCTTCTCCAGTACTCTGGCTGCCGTTCTCTCCATCGTGCTCGTCATTTTCCTTCTGCAAGCCTTCACGGAAATTAGAGGCGTCATGCCTCCGTATCTTGGTATCACGGACTACTTACCAACCGATATTCGTACCAAGATTGCCGTACCATATAACGCTCCTCTCCCCCATTTTCCCTCCTCTCCCACGCCAATCCTACAGACCCAAGCGTTCCCAAGCACATCGGCGGCCCCCGATGAAGCACAATCCCGCACTCTCCGGGATATCATACAAGATTCAGAAGCTTCTATTCTCATCTCGTGCGACCCTCTCAATAGCAAAATCATCGTCGAACCACACAACCCTCACCCTAGCTCCACCACTCCGGAACCGGATTTGGACGCAGAGGTTACTCCTGAGTCTGACTTAACGACTCGTCCCGCTCAGCAATGGACGGACCTTTCGGTCGAGGACCGCCAGACCTGGAAAACATATCTAATCAACGCTGGGTTCTTGGATCAACAgcaagatgaagacgagtcTATCCTTAGTAGAGTTTTCTTCCGGGATTCATGCCCTCGTCGTCAACCTAGCTCCAATGATGATCACGACTATACTAGTGTTGATAGTGCTGACAAGTAA